The sequence AGGCCGGATACGCCGTCCACATCTTCAAAGTCTGCTGGCCCCACGGCTGGCCGGACTGGGCGTACGCCTGATGGTTGGAGAGCCAGGCCGTTCCCTCGGTCAGCACCTTCGGATCAGGAAAGGTGCCCTTGGGAACGGCCCCCAGCATCAGTGCGGCAGCCTCGGCGGGGTGGCGCTCGGCGTAGGCGTAGCCGCGTGCGGTGGCCGCCAGAAAGGCCCGCAGCTTGGGCGTGTTGGCCGCCAGCCGCGCCGGATCAGCTACCAGAACCGGCGTGTAGTAATCCGGCACGCCGTAGGCGGTCAGCGAAAAGGTCCGCAGCGGCGTGCCGGCCAGCCGCGCTTCCACGCCTTCGGTGCCTTCAAAAATCCACATGAAATCGGCCCGCTTGGACAGCAGGGCGGGCAAACCACCCGCGCTCAGCACCGGGCTTTTGAACTGGCCCTGCCCGCCGTCGTTGCGAATCAGGCGCTGAATGATCGGGGTTTCGTACGGCGCACCGAAGGCCGCGTAAATCTTGCCGTCGAGTTGCTTGGGCCGCACCACCGCCGAACTCTTGAGCACCGCGAAGGCAGCGGTATTTTTGGCCAGAATAGCCGCGATACTGATCACCGGATTGGGCGAGGCGGCTGAGGCGGTCACGCTTTCCGCGCCGGAAATGCCCACATCGGCGCGGCCCGCCGTGACCAGCACTTCCGGCGAGGTGGAGGCGTAGGGTAAGACAGTGAGCTGCACACCCGCCGCTTTGTACCAGCCGCGCTGCTGCGCCACGTAAATGCCGATGTGGTTGACGTTGGGCGTCCAATCGAGCGCCAACGTCACCGGCAAGAGGGGCGGGGTGGTCTGGGCCTTGGCAGTCTGGGCTTGGCCGAGTGAAAGGCTCAGGCCGAGGGCCAGCGCCAACGTTTTGCGGATCAGGGTCATGGTGTGTTCCTTTTTGAGCTTCAGGATTGGTCGGACAGTGGCGGACGGCCCCGCAGAGCGGCGCGTTCCAGCAGCGAGACGAGGCCCACCAGCAGCACGCTGAACAGGGCGGTCAGGGCGATGGCTGCAAAAACCAGCGCAGTGGCGCGGGCGTTGGCACTGGTCTGAATCAGGATGCCCAGCCCGGCGTAGCCGCCGACGTACTCGCCCACGATGGCGGCGGTCACGGCGTAGCTGGCCGACAGGCGCAGGCCCGCGAAGAAAGCAGGCAGAGCCGCCGGAAAGCGCAGCAAAGCGTCACGCTGTGAGGCCGAAGCGCCGTAGCTGCGGAACAGGTCTTCGAGCTGGGGATTGGGCTGCATCAGGCCGCCGAGCGTGGACACCGTGATGGGAAAAAAGCAGAACAGCGTGACCATCACCAGCTTGGGCAGCAGCCCGAAGCCCATCCACACCAGCAGCAGCGGCGCGAGCGCGATCAGTGGAATGGTCTGCGAGACCACCAGCCAAGGCAGCAGGGTGCGGCGCAGCCCGGCGGAGCGCCGCAGCGTCAGCGCACAGCCCAGCCCCAAAATCAGCGCCAGCAGCAGGCCCAGCAGGGTTTCGGCTAATGTTTGCAGGGTGTGCATTGCCAAGATGTCGGCGTTGAGCCGCAGCGCCGCCCAGACCTGACTCGGCGCAGGAAGCAAGTTGGGCGCGACCCAGCCCAGCCGCGAGGCGGCTTCAATCAGCGCGGCGGCGGCGAGGCCCAGACCCACGGCGGGCAGCAGCCCAGTCCACTTCACAGGGAATTAAGTCCTTAAGCCGGCTTGCCAGACCGTGTCGTAAAACAATTTCTCGCAGTCGTAGGTTTGCGAAACCACCAGTTTCAGCGCTTCCACTTCGGCAGGGGTCTGGCACAGCCGCTCCAGCAGGGCCGCCTCGCCGCCGTTGACGCTTTCTTCCAAGTGGTCGTGCAGCGGAAAGAAAGCCACCTGCTCGTCGGTGAGGTGATAGTGGCGCTGCAAAGCTGGCCCGACCCGCTGGCAAATGGCGATGAACACGCTCTCGCTGGCGCTGAGGCTGGCGAGCATGCCCACAAAGCCGTGCCGCAGCAGCGCGTAATAAAAATGACTGGTCAGCGTCAGGCAACCGGCCAGCGTGATAATGTGCTCGAAGTCGGAGGGTGTCAGGCTGATGCCCGCGCCGAAATGCTGCAAGCTGCCCTGTCCGGCAAAGACCGCTTTGGGGTCGTGCTTGGCGCTCAGCGTCCGGTGGGCCGCTTCGTCGGGCGCGTGAGCCAGCAGCAGCGCTTCGAGTTGAGGTGAGTGCTGCACCAGCCAAGCGTCTTGCAGGGCAAAGACTTGCAGGTGGCCCAAGCTGGCCTGACCACTTTCTATGGCTCGCCAGAGCGGATGCTCGATGAGAGCTTGGCGTTTGGCCTGCAAATCGGGGCCGAGCAGTGCGGATAAAAAGGAACTTCCAGTCCATTCAATGGTGGTCTTTTGCATAAGCCTCCCCAGCTCTGGGAAGGGGCATGGACAACGCGCAGCGCGGCAATGGCGAAGTTGTCGTCACGCTCCCTCCGGCGGCGTTACCCGCGTCAGGTTCCAAGGGTTTGATCTCAGCCCGGGCTCCACTTGGCAGCCCGAGCACCCCCGGTGACACGGTCACGCTAGCACAGCCGGAGCGAGGCAATTAAACCAGCAGGACTGGTCAGTGAAGGCACAGCGAGTGGTGACTGAGCGCCACTGGATAAGCAGCCCGTTCACAATCCAGCTGCGCTGCGCCAGACTAGACCTCAGCCGATGCCTCTGCCCCACGCGCCCTTTACCCCCGCCCAACTCGCCGTGCGCCGCCGCGTCTGGGACGCGTTGGGCGAACTGTTTTTGGACACCGACACCCGTCCCAGTTTGCCGCTGATCGCCCACCGCTTGGCTGAATCCGGCCTGGACGAGGACGCGCTCGGTGAAATCTGGCACGAGGAGGTGACGCCCGCCCTGCTGTTCAATCTGACTCTGGTGGCTGGTGAGTGGGCCTACTTTGAGTCGGACTTCTTGGAGCAGCGGATCGTGCGTCGGCGGGCCGTCCGGCACCGGCTAAGGCGCTGGTCACTCTCAGCACTGATGCAGCGGGTCTGGAGCCGCGAAGTGGAGCCTGCTTACGCGGCGGCCATGCGGCTGCGGAGTGGTTTGCTGGCTCTCCCCGACGCTGAGCGCTCAGCGCGGGCCGCCGTCTGGCATGGGATGGCCCGCGCTTACTTCTGGCCTGAACTGCCGCCGCTGCCCACTTGCCCGGCCAGTGCCGCAACTCTCACAACCGTCTGGGCCGACTTGGAGCCCACCTTGCGCCCGCTGCTGCTGAAGAGCGAGAACCTGGAGCGCAGCGGCCAAGCCGTGCTGGCGCTCATCTCTTTGGCTTGAGAGAGGGGATAAAAGACAGATTGCTGTCTTTCTGTCTGATAGACTAAGCTATGCAAACCACCCTGCGAATAGACGATGACCTGCACCGCCGCGCCAAGATGGAAGCCCTGCGGCGCGGAATCACCCTTACCCAGATGGTTGAAGCCGGCTTAAAAGCTCAGCTTGTAGAAGAGAAAATGGCGTTCAAGCTTCACACCTTTTCTTCTGACGTGCCTTTTGATTTCACCCCCGAACAACTTAAAGCACTCATCAACGATGACAGCGAGCAAATCGCCAAAATGGGCCTTCTTCTTGAAGAAGAAACGCCGATTCAGTGAATTATTTGCTAGATACCAATATTTTGCTCTACGCTTTTCAAATCACCTCCCCGCAGCATCGCCGGAGTGTTGAGTGGCTCAAGCAAAAAACTGAAGCGGGAGAGGCCATTTACTCCTGCGGTTTGAATGAAGTGGCGGTAGCCCGCATTTCAACAAGGACGTTTCATACCCCTGCTGAAGACGTCTTTCTTTTTCTGGCTGATCTTCACGCCCTGCCCAATTATCAACACGCCGAACTCGGCAAGGCGGGCCTCAAGCGCTGGCGGGCCCTAACACTGAATCTCAATCTGACTGGCAATGAGCTCAATGACGCTTACTTGGCGGCGCTGGCATTAGAACGCGGCCTTACCTTAGTCACGGCTGACCGGGGATTTGCCCGTTTTGCAGGCGCGGGCCTCAAGCTGGAAGTGCTGGACTGAACCGCTGGAAGCTCAATCCGCTATCCTCGCGGCATGACTGCTCCTTCCCGCGTCCAGTACCGCTTTTTGCCTGCCCGCACCTTGCTGTGCGCCATTAACCGCCTGCGCCCAGCCCATTTGGACAACTTCGTGAATGGAGCCAGCCTCGCCCTCCCCACTGTCCTGACCGAGCAAGGCCTAGAGCAGCTCGGCCCAGTGGCCATCATCTACCACAGCCCCGTGACTGAGGAGAGCGACGGCCCGGTGGAAGTCTGCGTGCCGTATCAGGGCGAACTGAACGTGCCGAACGGACTGACCCAGCGCACCGACCCCGAACACCGCGAAGCGTTCTTGACGCTGACCAAGCGGGAGTTTATGGACTCGGCTTTGTTTGGCGCTGCCAGGCGGGAAGTCGAGCAGGCCGCCCGCGCCAACGGCGACGTGCTGGGACCGCTGCGCCGAATGGATTACGGCGTGTGGGCCACGCGCGGCGAGGACGAGGTGGTGGGCGAACTGGCGGTGCCGATGAAATGGTTTAACCAATTGCGGCCCGAATCACGCGGGCGGCTGTTTCCGTAAGAGTAGACCGAGTGACCGCCTTCTGGCTGGGTGCATACTGAGCCCAGAAACCGCCCAGCTCACCTCATTCGGCCCCGTCCAGGTGGGTCCAAGGAGAACGGTATGCGCCCCTCTGACCGCCCGGACACGCCAACCCTGATAGCCGTTTCGCTGCTGGTAGGCCTGCTCGGCAGCCTGATTCACGAGGGTCTGGGGCACGCCGGGCTGGCGCTGGCCCTCGGCGCAAGTCAGGTTTCGATTGGCAGCGCCGTGATGAATTACGACGAGCAGAGCGTGGGCGAGCTGGGCCGCCGATTGATCGCGCTGGCCGGGCCGCTCGCCAGCGCCGCGCAGGGGGTGGTCGGTCTGACCGCGCTGCGCCGCACGCCGACCATTGGCACGGCCTGGTATTTCTGGTGGTTGCTGGGTCACACTGGCCTCTTCGCGGCGGCGGGCTACTTGCTGGCGCTGTCGTTCGCACCGTTCGGAGACATAGACGCGGCGCTGCGGGATCTGCCGCTGGAACTGCTCTGGCGCACCGGCTCGACCCTGCTCGGCGCGTTTCTGGCGTACCGGGCGATGGTTCACGCGGCACTCACCCTCTCCGCACACCTGCCAGATGATGCTGGGGAGCGGTGCAACTGGACGCGGCGTCTCACCCTGATCCCCTACTTACTGGTGGGTCTGGTGGCAATGCTGGCGACACTGGCAGGCACCCGCGACCTCTTCTTGACGCTGGCCTCGGCGGGCGCGGCCAGCTTCGGGTCGGGCATTTTGCTGGTGTGGGTCAACTTCGTGCTGCCCCGGCTGCGGCGTCTACCGCCCCCAGGCGAGCCGCTGAGCGTGCCGCGCACTCCGAGCTGGCTGCTGATCGGCGGCGCGGCGTTGCTGGCCTGGGTCTGGCTGGCCAGTGTCTGAAATGCCCGGCGCTTGACTCGTCCCCTGGGGCAGGCTGCAAACTGCTCTTACCTCCGGAGGGTTAAGGATGCCGAACACGCCAACCCGCAGCAGCATGACGATTGGAGCGTTCTCGCAGCTCAGCCGCCTGAGCATCAAAGCGCTGCGGCTCTACGACTCACTCGGCTTGCTTCCACCGGCCTGGATCGACGCCGAGAGCGGCTACCGCTATTACGACCCCGCGCAGCTTGAGCGAGCCAGGCAGATCAGCTTGCTGCGTCAGCTCGACTTGCCGCTGAGTGCCATTGCCGAAGTGCTGGACGCCCCGAGCGCTGAGCGCCGGAAACGGTTTGAGCATCTGTGGCAAGGCGTGGAAGCCGCCCATACGCAGCGGCGCGAACTGGCCGAGTACCTACTGAGCCAAGTCTTCAAAGATCAAGACAGTACCGATCAAAGGAGCCTCGATATG is a genomic window of Deinococcus detaillensis containing:
- a CDS encoding ABC transporter substrate-binding protein, which encodes MTLIRKTLALALGLSLSLGQAQTAKAQTTPPLLPVTLALDWTPNVNHIGIYVAQQRGWYKAAGVQLTVLPYASTSPEVLVTAGRADVGISGAESVTASAASPNPVISIAAILAKNTAAFAVLKSSAVVRPKQLDGKIYAAFGAPYETPIIQRLIRNDGGQGQFKSPVLSAGGLPALLSKRADFMWIFEGTEGVEARLAGTPLRTFSLTAYGVPDYYTPVLVADPARLAANTPKLRAFLAATARGYAYAERHPAEAAALMLGAVPKGTFPDPKVLTEGTAWLSNHQAYAQSGQPWGQQTLKMWTAYPAFLLKAGAIRTPEGKAVKRLDFDSLFTNKLLPQVK
- a CDS encoding ABC transporter permease, yielding MKWTGLLPAVGLGLAAAALIEAASRLGWVAPNLLPAPSQVWAALRLNADILAMHTLQTLAETLLGLLLALILGLGCALTLRRSAGLRRTLLPWLVVSQTIPLIALAPLLLVWMGFGLLPKLVMVTLFCFFPITVSTLGGLMQPNPQLEDLFRSYGASASQRDALLRFPAALPAFFAGLRLSASYAVTAAIVGEYVGGYAGLGILIQTSANARATALVFAAIALTALFSVLLVGLVSLLERAALRGRPPLSDQS
- a CDS encoding thiaminase II/PqqC family protein, with translation MQKTTIEWTGSSFLSALLGPDLQAKRQALIEHPLWRAIESGQASLGHLQVFALQDAWLVQHSPQLEALLLAHAPDEAAHRTLSAKHDPKAVFAGQGSLQHFGAGISLTPSDFEHIITLAGCLTLTSHFYYALLRHGFVGMLASLSASESVFIAICQRVGPALQRHYHLTDEQVAFFPLHDHLEESVNGGEAALLERLCQTPAEVEALKLVVSQTYDCEKLFYDTVWQAGLRT
- a CDS encoding DUF7079 family protein, translating into MPLPHAPFTPAQLAVRRRVWDALGELFLDTDTRPSLPLIAHRLAESGLDEDALGEIWHEEVTPALLFNLTLVAGEWAYFESDFLEQRIVRRRAVRHRLRRWSLSALMQRVWSREVEPAYAAAMRLRSGLLALPDAERSARAAVWHGMARAYFWPELPPLPTCPASAATLTTVWADLEPTLRPLLLKSENLERSGQAVLALISLA
- a CDS encoding TA system VapC family ribonuclease toxin, which gives rise to MNYLLDTNILLYAFQITSPQHRRSVEWLKQKTEAGEAIYSCGLNEVAVARISTRTFHTPAEDVFLFLADLHALPNYQHAELGKAGLKRWRALTLNLNLTGNELNDAYLAALALERGLTLVTADRGFARFAGAGLKLEVLD